A genomic window from Plasmodium malariae genome assembly, chromosome: 10 includes:
- the P25 gene encoding 25 kDa ookinete surface antigen precursor, putative, which produces MNTYYSAILFFLMQLAIKHNKAKVTIDTVCKNGYLIQMSNHFECVCDDGHVHVKDDVCEQKQECKEGTKSKPCADFSTCVLANTPNKYTCMCDVGYTNVKDVCVPSVCKNVSCDKGKCILDPNNEDVKTAICSCDIGKVPDPNNKNMCTKDGETKCTLKCLKSNETCKVVEGRYKCDCEDGFSFDKEEGICTAYSVFNIVNLSIIFIIALTYLYII; this is translated from the coding sequence ATGAATACCTATTACAGTGcgattcttttctttttaatgcAACTTgcaataaaacataataaagcAAAGGTCACCATAGACACGGTATGTAAAAATGGGTATCTGATTCAAATGAGCAATCATTTTGAGTGTGTATGTGATGATGgacatgtacatgtaaagGACGATGTGTGTGAACAGAAACAAGAATGCAAAGAAGGAACTAAATCTAAACCTTGTGCTGATTTTTCTACATGTGTTTTGGCTAACACGccaaataaatatacttgTATGTGTGATGTAGGATATACTAATGTAAAAGATGTTTGTGTTCCGTCTGTATGTAAAAATGTATCTTGTGATAAAGGAAAATGTATTTTAGACCCAAATAATGAAGATGTTAAAACTGCCATATGTTCTTGTGATATAGGCAAAGTTCCAGATCCAAATAACAAAAACATGTGTACAAAAGATGGGGAAACTAAATGTACATTAAAATGCTTAAAGAGCAACGAAACTTGCAAAGTTGTAGAAGGACGTTATAAATGTGACTGTGAAGATGGTTTTTCTTTTGATAAAGAAGAAGGTATATGTACTGCCTATTCAGTATTTAACATTGTAAATTTAAgtatcattttcattatagCTTTAacctatttatatattatttga
- the PmUG01_10042500 gene encoding conserved Plasmodium protein, unknown function encodes MATFKKLCEDTLNEKERYVGIETVLERIFDELIFDFKKKFIEKISTLIEEVKDSASIFEIDKKGYDLKGNKENEEKKKKKEENLYNDSSLGVYLNDFKDSNKKSLLKKIQKEMDELKMGERRMDELKMGERRMDERKMGDRRMDERKTSERRMDELKVEELHKKWNNENDLDEDKMEFLHLVKGKSEDGNWSSKKVCTNGCTNGCTKGSIKGSIKGSIKDSNIYNSRNEFSGILSKEINNKSDKYKGDSNFLTLLPSNNYNYEQTKKNSNIDQSINEFVISSKLNNNVEDSNTPSDESKKNDRGDVYSNIISKYTMKRLFSNRFYTKEYNSDDHENADHKNADRTNVDRTNVDRTNTDLTNVDLYSDRNSEKFHSSFVSKLDKYGIARSEKGAKEGSKNGKKDDTHSDELNDERSDEEQDESNGKEDNQKEKIKIASTNKSYRMRINDKVNSERDHDQSLKEGAKSKANSLNYEKEDTQSLLSAELNERNKILKNYSHVELLPNKRNTNDIRENEEKKSKDLFFEVIRGKRRKHLRGFDCEDCKSFYNEIYSDNLEYENFKKGEKKKYINKPNMMDHITNMQMNKNSLNDILIKHEQVNKKAEDNIYQNSIKNCENKKELNENALMENTLNEKYVHNIQKDRHKTFFNSSLQCSSDSYKYVDKYAINKKNCYYNNLVKPNEIQEEKFYEIDDEQEEKIAKKKENKKNKIIQSFSRHRYHRKVNDSPQNFWSFDFFK; translated from the coding sequence atggctacttttaaaaaattatgtgaGGATACACTgaatgaaaaagaaagatatgTAGGTATTGAAACGGTATTAGAGAGAATATTTGACGAACTAATATTtgactttaaaaaaaaattcatagaAAAGATATCGACACTAATTGAGGAAGTAAAAGATAGTGCATCAATTTTCGAAATTGATAAAAAGGGATATGACTTAAAAGGTAATAAGGAAAAtgaggagaaaaaaaaaaaaaaggaggaaaatttatataatgatagTTCTCTAGGTGTGTACTTAAATGATTTTAAAGacagtaataaaaaaagtttattgaaaaaaattcaaaaagaaATGGATGAACTTAAAATGGGAGAACGAAGGATGGATGAACTTAAAATGGGAGAACGAAGGATGGATGAACGTAAAATGGGAGATCGAAGGATGGATGAACGTAAAACGAGTGAACGAAGGATGGATGAACTAAAAGTTGAAGAATTgcataaaaaatggaataatgaaaatgatcTTGACGAGGATAAAATGGAATTTCTTCATTTGGTCAAGGGGAAAAGTGAAGATGGAAATTGGTCTAGTAAAAAGGTTTGTACAAATGGTTGTACAAATGGTTGTACAAAGGGTAGTATAAAGGGTAGTATAAAGGGTAGTATAAAGGACAGTAACATATATAACTCGCGAAATGAATTTTCTGGTATATTAAGTAAAGAAATAAACAACAAGTCcgataaatataaaggagatagcaattttttaactttattaccatcaaataattataattatgaacaaacaaaaaaaaattcaaatattgATCAAAGCATAAATGAGTTTGTAATCTCTAGTAAGTTAAATAACAATGTAGAAGACTCAAATACACCGAGTgatgaaagtaaaaaaaatgataggGGGGATGTATATTCTAATATAATCAGCAAATACACTATGAAACGTCTTTTTTCGAATAGATTTTACACAAAGGAGTATAACAGCGATGATCATGAGAATGCTGATCATAAGAATGCTGATCGAACGAATGTTGATCGAACGAATGTTGATCGAACGAATACTGATCTAACGAATGTTGATCTCTATTCTGATAGGAATAGTGAGAAATTCCACAGCTCTTTTGTTAGTAAACTGGACAAGTATGGAATTGCGCGCAGTGAGAAGGGTGCAAAGGAGGGCAGCAAGAATGGAAAAAAGGATGATACGCATAGTGATGAACTTAACGATGAACGCAGTGATGAAGAGCAAGACGAATCTAACGGTAAGGAGGATAACCAAAAGGAGAAGATAAAAATCGCTTCAACCAATAAATCATACCGTATGAGAATCAATGATAAGGTAAATTCAGAAAGAGATCATGATCAAAGTTTGAAAGAAGGTGCTAAATCTAAGGCAAATTctttaaattatgaaaaggaAGATACCCAGAGTTTGTTATCAGCAGAATTAAATGAAcggaataaaattttaaaaaattactcGCATGTTGAATTATTACCAAATAAGCGTAATACAAATGATATAagagaaaatgaagaaaaaaaaagtaaagacTTATTTTTTGAAGTTATCAGGgggaaaagaagaaaacatTTAAGGGGTTTCGATTGTGAAGATTGTAAATCattttataatgaaatatattctGATAATTtagaatatgaaaattttaaaaaaggagaaaaaaaaaaatatataaataaaccaAATATGATGGATCATATTACGAATAtgcaaatgaataaaaattctcttaatgatatattaattaagcATGAAcaagttaataaaaaagcagaggataatatatatcaaaattcTATCAAAAAttgtgaaaataaaaaagaattaaatgaaaatgccTTAATGGAAAATACtttaaatgaaaagtatGTTCATAACATTCAAAAGGACAGacataaaactttttttaattcttcgtTACAATGTAGTTCAGACAGTTATAAGTATGTTGATAAATATGcaataaacaaaaagaattgttattacaataatttaGTTAAACCAAATGAAATACAGGAAGAAAAGTTTTACGAAATTGACGATGAAcaggaagaaaaaatagcgaaaaaaaaagaaaataaaaaaaataaaattattcagTCTTTTTCACGCCATAGGTATCATAGAAAAGTTAATGATTCTCCTCAAAATTTCTGGAGTTtcgatttttttaaataa
- the PmUG01_10041900 gene encoding RNA methyltransferase, putative, translated as MDIADCEGVEANTVAVNAGNDKIKMYVVIYNIGKKKNVGSIIRSCVAFNVNKIFLVGRRKNEINFFGNMGTYKYIRIEHFNSMTELKNYLNDNNILLYGCEITSDSVSVTTKPFLKKDTAFIFGNEGTGIEDSILNLCDKIIYIPQYGNGTASLNVSVSCSIILHNFAVWANYKELKVKDKKFIFEKCKSKLDRYLHPSDHLLKEINDKRSTRAEKKKKNNNNNTNNFYLNDFTGLSTLL; from the coding sequence ATGGACATAGCTGACTGTGAAGGTGTTGAAGCAAATACCGTTGCAGTAAATGCGGGAaatgacaaaataaaaatgtacgtggttatttacaatataggtaaaaagaaaaatgttgGAAGCATTATAAGAAGCTGTGTTGCttttaatgttaataaaatatttttggttggtcgaagaaaaaatgaaattaatttttttggaaaCATGGGGacgtacaaatatataagaattgaacattttaatagtatgacagaattaaaaaattatttaaatgataataatatattattatatggtTGTGAAATAACATCTGACTCTGTTTCAGTTACTACCAAACCGTTTCTTAAAAAAGATACAGCGTTTATATTTGGAAATGAAGGCACAGGCATTGAAGACAGTATTTTGAATTTATGcgataaaattatatatattcctcaGTATGGAAATGGAACAGCTTCTTTGAACGTATCCGTTTCATGttcaataattttacataattttgcTGTTTGGGCAAATTACAAAGAATTGAAagtaaaagataaaaaatttatttttgaaaaatgtaaaagtaaACTAGATAGGTATTTACATCCTTCAGACCATTTactaaaagaaataaatgataaaagaaGCACCCGAGCtgagaagaaaaagaaaaacaacaacaacaatacaaataatttttatttgaatgaCTTTACCGGACTGAGCACTTTATTGTGA
- the PmUG01_10042000 gene encoding calmodulin, putative codes for MRGVIPEDKIHLIQKNFNIVDSNRDNKIDEHEFKTLLRLLGQTKTEKEIEEIIEKHFEDDNDEDKEDKREEDGKNKKDEEDNKNYKSKNYIKKNTVKGIANHERIKSLIAKLNNFSENNKKEDGITNIGNNSLLNNKLIKKKKKKPINFETFMNIFMNTYTEPISLNELVRCFEVFDNEKSGYMDEEKLRYILMNSNERLIDEDIKFFLKSLNLKDINKIDYVLLSKKLKNIS; via the coding sequence atGCGTGGAGTAATTCCGGAAgataaaattcatttaatacaaaaaaatttcaacATAGTTGATAGTAATCGagataataaaattgatgaacatgaatttaaaacattattGCGGTTACTAGGACAAACCAAGACGGAAAAGGAAATAGAGGAAATTATTGAAAAGCATTTTGAGGATGATAATGATGAAGATAAGGAGGACAAAAGGGAAGAAGATggaaagaacaaaaaagatgaagaggataacaaaaattataaaagtaaaaattatattaagaaaaatacagTAAAAGGTATAGCAAACCATGAACGtataaaaagtttaattgcaaaattaaataattttagtgaaaataataaaaaagaagatggCATAACAAATATAGGAAATAATTCcctattaaataataaactgataaaaaaaaaaaaaaaaaaacctattaattttgaaacgtttatgaatatatttatgaacacTTATACTGAACCAATATCATTAAATGAGTTAGTTAGATGCTTTGAAGTGTTCGACAATGAAAAAAGTGGTTATATggatgaagaaaaattaagatatatTCTGATGAATTCAAATGAAAGGTTAATTGATgaagatataaaattttttttaaaatctttAAATCTGAAagacataaataaaatagactATGTTTTACTGTccaaaaagttaaaaaatatttcttaa
- the P28 gene encoding 28 kDa ookinete surface protein, putative encodes MNYSVFLLFFIQLVIKYSNAIVNESTVCINGDLVQMSNHFECRCNEGFVLTYESICEKKGQCEKIEHLNNFCDHYATCTNILSASDPKKLACTCNRGYIPVNDQCIPSICDKVVCGQGKCIVDPYNANITKCACHVGIVHDENKKCEKPGKTKCTLKCKEDKECKLQGTFYECAKIDDGGAGSGGEGDGGEGSGGEGSGENGSTGYSVMNEMSMFSLLVILAVYMMAAL; translated from the coding sequence atgaattacagtgtatttcttttatttttcatccaacttgtaataaaatatagtaatgCAATAGTCAATGAGTCCACAGTATGCATAAATGGAGATTTAGTTCAAATGAGTAACCATTTTGAATGTCGGTGCAATGAAGGATTTGTTTTAACATATGAAAGTAtttgtgaaaaaaaaggacaatgcgaaaaaattgaacatttaaataatttctgTGATCACTATGCTACATGCACAAATATCTTATCAGCATCAGACCCAAAGAAATTAGCATGTACCTGCAACAGAGGCTATATACCAGTAAATGATCAATGTATTCCAAGTATATGTGATAAGGTTGTATGTGGACAAGGAAAATGTATAGTTGACCCCTATAATgcaaatattacaaaatgtGCTTGTCATGTAGGCATAGTacatgatgaaaataaaaagtgtgAAAAACCCGGAAAAACCAAATGTACACTGAAATGTAAAGAAGATAAAGAATGCAAATTACAAGGAACATTTTATGAATGTGCTAAGATAGATGATGGAGGAGCAGGTAGTGGAGGTGAAGGTGACGGAGGTGAGGGCAGCGGTGGTGAAGGTAGTGGTGAAAATGGAAGTACAGGCTACAGTGTAATGAATGAAATGTCCATGTTCAGCCTTTTAGTTATACTTGCAGTCTATATGATGGCAGCATTATAG
- the MORN1 gene encoding MORN repeat-containing protein 1, putative, with amino-acid sequence MTEEAHCYNGNIKDGLFHGHGVLIYSKDEKYEGDFMYGKREGKGKFTYADGATYEGEWIDDKIHGKGIAKFVSGNIYEGEWKNGKINGYGILNYNNGDKYEGEWVEGKMDGRGTYTYEDGDVYVGEWKNDKRHGKGCVIYKGNENKIAETYEGDWFEGKIQGKGTYFFADGGVYEGDWVDGKMEGKGLYKYLNGNKYEGDWSNDMKNGYGVLTYVNGEMYEGYWKDDKVHGKGTLTYTKGDKYIGEWKFARKSGEGELIYASGDKFKGEWKNDKANGFGILLYSNGNKYEGEWVDDQRHGFGTFTCKEDGSIYSGNYAFNRREGQGTLIFLDGIIIEGLWNSGVLTKVTKFQLAPSSPWNDPDL; translated from the coding sequence ATGACCGAGGAGGCACACTGTTACAACGGAAATATTAAAGACGGATTGTTTCACGGGCATGGCGTTTTGATTTATTCAAAAGATGAGAAATATGAAGGGGATTTTATGTATGGAAAAAGAGagggaaaaggaaaatttacGTATGCTGATGGTGCAACATATGAAGGAGAATGGATTGATGACAAAATTCATGGAAAAGGGATAGCAAAATTTGTAAGtggtaatatatatgaaggaGAATggaaaaatgggaaaataaatggatatggtattttaaattataacaatGGCGATAAATATGAAGGAGAATGGGTTGAAGGGAAAATGGATGGTAGaggtacatatacatatgaagaCGGCGATGTATATGTAGGGGAAtggaaaaatgataaaagaCATGGGAAAGgatgtgttatatataaaggaaatgaaaataaaattgcaGAAACATATGAAGGAGATTGGTTTGAAGGGAAAATCCAAGGAAAAGGTACATACTTCTTTGCCGATGGAGGAGTATATGAAGGAGATTGGGTAGATGGTAAAATGGAAGGAAAAggattatataaatatttaaatggtaataaatatgaagGGGATTGGTCTAACGACATGAAAAATGGTTATGGGGTTTTAACTTATGTTAATGGAGAAATGTATGAAGGATATTGGAAAGATGATAAAGTACATGGTAAAGGTACATTAACATATACTAAGGGggataaatatataggtGAATGGAAATTTGCTAGGAAATCAGGGGAAGGGGAATTAATTTATGCTTCTGGTGATAAATTTAAAGGAGAATGGAAAAATGATAAGGCTAATGGGTTTGGAATACTTTTATATTCAAAtggaaataaatatgaaggAGAATGGGTAGATGACCAAAGGCATGGATTTGGTACTTTTACATGTAAAGAAGATGGATCTATTTATTCTGGTAATTATGCCTTTAATAGAAGGGAAGGACAAGGTACCTTAATATTTCTTGATGGTATTATTATTGAAGGTTTATGGAATTCAGGTGTTTTAACCAAAGTTACAAAATTTCAGTTAGCTCCATCTTCCCCTTGGAATGATCCAGACTTGTGA
- the KAE1 gene encoding tRNA N6-adenosine threonylcarbamoyltransferase, putative — MAIEKEKGVQQKRCKQYVLGIEGSANKLGVSIINEENKILVNMRRTYISEIGCGFIPREINAHHKYYIIDMIKNCLNKLSINIRDISLICYTRGPGIGSALYIAYNICKIFSLLFNIPVIGVNHCIAHIEMGIYITKLYHPIILYVSGGNTQIIYYNNYKKRYEIIGETLDIAIGNVIDRSARILKISNSPSPGYNVELLARQKYLLNIKKKQTINNNAKEINGYHTKHNDHSHDEFASHSGKENTGDSKWDDDISILTDVQHVQNNQSNVPNELRKKKKKKKKNYDDTCDFTELLFFPYTIKGMDISFSGYDFYISKYFAKYITNKKAHKKERGGMKNRAGGTDKLNQNVKKKAKSENNALGGEDTQTSDEHQSEDMKNVTELHECKESDKRGNIEKGRGANDLSEDAHKCLHYNSSLHSGMKGNSYYEDNIIYKSKNKKNYGGNDDGDTYVTDDCSIETDSDFYEKDLKEAEKEVINLTDEEKRKIQICYSLQHHIFSMLIEITERAISFTNSKEVIIVGGVGCNLFLQNMMKKMAKQKNIKIGFMDHSYCVDNGAMIAYTGYLEYLHAKDKTVYNFENISIHQRYRTDDVLVTWR; from the coding sequence ATGGCGATagagaaagaaaaaggagTACAGCAGAAGAGATGCAAACAGTATGTGTTAGGAATAGAAGGAAGTGCCAATAAATTAGGTGTAAGcataataaatgaagaaaacaaaattttagtaaatatgagaagaacatatatatctgAGATAGGATGTGGATTTATACCTAGAGAAATTAATGCACATCACAAATACTATATAATagatatgataaaaaattgtttaaataaattaagtataaatataagggatatatcattaatatgTTATACAAGAGGACCAGGTATAGGATCAGCACTATATATAGCTtacaatatatgtaaaattttttccctactttttaatataccaGTAATAGGGGTAAATCATTGTATTGCTCATATTGAaatgggtatatatataacgaaGCTATACCATCCTATTATTCTTTATGTAAGTGGTGGGAAtacacaaataatatattataataattataaaaaaagatatgaaaTTATTGGTGAGACTTTAGATATTGCCATAGGAAATGTTATTGACAGGTCAGCTAGAATTCTTAAAATATCCAACTCACCTTCACCTGGTTATAATGTTGAACTTTTAGCTagacaaaaatatttacttaacattaagaaaaagcaaacgattaataataatgcaaaaGAGATAAACGGGTATCATACAAAACATAATGACCATAGTCATGATGAATTTGCTTCTCATTCAGGTAAGGAAAACACGGGAGATAGCAAATGGGACGATGACATAAGCATTCTTACGGATGTTCAACATGTGCAAAATAATCAGTCGAATGTACCAAATGAgctcagaaaaaaaaaaaaaaaaaaaaaaaaaaattatgatgatACGTGTGATTTCACTGAACTGCTATTCTTTCCTTATACGATAAAAGGTATGGACATATCCTTTAGTGGATATGACTTTTATATTAGTAAGTACTTTGCAAAATATATCACTAATAAAAAGGCCCACAAAAAGGAAAGAGGCGGGATGAAAAATAGAGCAGGGGGAACAGATAAATTAAACCAAAATGTTAAGAAGAAGGCCAAAAGCGAGAATAATGCATTAGGTGGAGAAGACACACAAACCAGCGATGAGCATCAATCGGAGgatatgaaaaatgtaaCTGAATTACACGAATGTAAAGAATCTGATAAACGAGGAAATATAGAAAAGGGTAGAGGAGCGAATGACCTCTCAGAGGATGCCCATAAATGCTTGCATTATAATTCAAGCCTCCATTCTGGAATGAAAGGAAACTCGTATTATGAAgataacattatatataaaagcaaaaataaaaaaaattatggagGTAACGATGATGGTGATACGTACGTAACGGATGACTGTTCTATAGAGACTGATAGCGATTTCTACGAAAAAGATTTAAAAGAAGCGGAAAAAGaagtaataaatttaactgatgaggaaaaaagaaaaattcaaatatgCTACAGTTTACAACATCATATATTTAGCATGCTCATTGAAATTACTGAACGAGCTATTTCGTTCACCAATAGTAAAGAGGTTATAATTGTCGGAGGAGTTGGATGTAATTTGTTTCTCCaaaatatgatgaaaaaaatggcaaaacagaaaaatattaaaattggATTTATGGATCATAGCTATTGTGTTGACAATGGGGCTATGATTGCATATACGGGTTATCTAGAATATTTACACGCGAAAGATAAAACTGTCtacaattttgaaaatataagtattcATCAAAGGTATAGAACGGACGACGTTTTAGTAACGTGGAGATAG
- the PmUG01_10042300 gene encoding conserved Plasmodium protein, unknown function yields MSERKNEKNIANESIIYIKKYFTLHDSTVVSINQLTQIILNKSSTPGKGLHKAAELHTLLKSELTYEFIKIFESLKSLLVHMKECVERMKALQRCIKECKDKNATTTTATTASTTLLHSLDVFFNNTMTYFSQDYKLKEKIHETLVHVDGTCEDELNRIKLMWKESPFLFLIFQKYNVNKLIMEYTQI; encoded by the exons ATGAGcgaaaggaaaaatgaaaaaaatattgcaaatgaaagtattatttatattaaaaagtatttcaCTTTACATGATTCTACTGTTGTTTCGATAAATCAACTCACTCAGatcattttaaataaaag CTCGACCCCTGGTAAAGGGCTCCACAAAGCAGCAGAGTTGCATACTCTTCTGAAAAGTGAATTAACATATgagtttataaaaatattcgaGTCATTAAAATCACTACTAGTCCATATGAAAGAGTGTGTTGAAAGAATGAAAGCACTGCAAAGATGTATTAAAGAGTGTAAAGATAAAAACGCTAccactactactgctactactgccAGTACTACTTTATTACATTCCTTGGACGTCTTCTTTAACAACACAATGACATATTTTAGTCAagattataaattaaaagaaaagatacaTGAAACACTTGTTCATGTTGATGGTACATGTGAAGATGAATTAAACAGAATAAAGTTGATGTGGAAAGAATccccttttttattcttaatatttcAAAAGTATAATGTTAACAAATTAATTATGGAGTATACGCAGATCTAA